The Streptomyces uncialis genomic interval GCCCACCGGCTGGGCAGCGTCGCCACCGCCGACCGGATCGTCGCCCTGGACGAGGGCCGCATCGCCGAACAGGGCACCCATGACGAACTCCTCGCCCTCGGCGGCCTGTACGCGCGGCTGTGGGCGACCGAACGGCAGCACATCGACGCGGCCGACGCCGCACGGACCGAGGTGGCGCGATGATCCGCAAGCTCTTCCAGGTCGCCGGACCCGAGAGCCGGGGCCCGATGACCGCGCAGTTCGTGGCGCTGATCGTCTACAGCGTCCTGCAAGGCGCCGCGTTCGTCCTCGTCGTCCCCCTGCTCGGCAGTCTCCTCGGTGACGATCCCGGCGACGCCTGGCCCTGGGCCGCCGCCCTCACCGTCGTCGCCCTGGCCACCGCCGTCGCCCACTACCTCCAGCAGATGATCGGCTTCCAGGTCGCGCTGGCCGTCTCGCACCGCCTCTACCACCGCCTCGGCGACCATGTGTCCACCCTGCCGCTCGGCTGGTTCTCCGGCGAACAGGTCGGCAGGCTCGCACAGTTGGCGTCACGCGGCGTTCCGCAGGTGCGCGGGTTGCTGGCCCATCTGCTGCAACCCCTGCTGTCCGCCGTCCTGACCCCGCTGACCGTGATCGTGGCGATGGTCTTCTACGACTGGCGGCTCGCCGTCGCCACCGCCGCCGGTGTCCCCGTGATGTACCTCGCCTACCGCTGGGCCGTCGGCGCCACCGCCCGCGCCGACGAGGCCGTCGACGCCGCCGCCGCGGCGGCCAACGAACGCGTCGTCGAGTACGTCCGCGCCCAGCCCGTCCTGCGGACCACCGGCGGCGGCGCCCGCGGCCGCGCGCTGCTGGAACGCTCCCTCACCGAACAGGACGCCGCCGCGCGGGCCCAGACCGCCCGGACCGCGCCCGGCCGCACCGCCTTCAGCGCGGTGGTCCTGCTCGCCGTCGCCTCGGTGATCGTGACCGGCGCCGCGCTCGGACTGCGCGGCGGCGCCGACATCGCCGAACTCGTCGCCACCCTGGTCCTCGTCGTACGGTTCGCCGAACCCGTCTCCGGCATGGCCGAACTCGGCGCCGGCCTGCGTGCCGCGAGCGGCGCGCTCGACCGGATCGACGCCGTCCTGTCCACCGCGCCCCTCCCCGAGCCCACCACCCCCGGCCCCGGCCCCGCCGACTCCTCCGTCACCCTGCGGGACGTCCGCTTCGGCTACGACGACGGTGTCCCCGTCCTCGACGGGGTGAACCTGGAACTGCCCGCCCGCACCACCACCGCCGTGGTCGGACCCTCCGGCTCCGGCAAGACCAGCCTCATCCGGCTCCTCGCCCGCTTCTGGGACACCGGCACCGGAGCCGTGCTGCTCGGCGGCGTCGACGTCCGCGACCTGACCGGTGAGCAACTGCGCACCCAGGTCTCCCTGGTCTTCCAGGACGTGTACCTCTTCGACGCCACCATCCGGGAGAACATCGCCGTCGGCCGGCCCGACGCCGACGACATGCGGATCGCGGAAGCCGCCCGGCTGGCCGGGGTCGACGAGATCGTGGCCCGGCTGCCCCAGGGCTGGGACACCCCCGTCGGCGAGGGCGGCACCGCGCTGTCCGGCGGCGAACGCCAGCGGGTCTCCCTCGCCCGCGCCCTGCTGAAGGACGCGCCCGTGCTGCTCCTCGACGAGGCGACCTCGTCACTGGATCCCGCCAACGAGGCCGCCGTGCAGCACACCCTTGACGCCCTCACCGGACGCCGCACCCTGGTCGTCGTCGCACACCGGCTCCAGACCGTGGTCCGCGCCGACCGGATCGTCTTCCTCGACGGCGGACGGATCACGGAGAGCGGCACCCATGAGGAACTGCTGGCCCTCGGCGGGCGCTACGCCGACTTCTGGCGGGAGCGCGGCAGCGCCCAGGGCTGGCAGCTCGCCCGGCAGGTGACACGGTGACAGCGGCCCGGGGCCGCCCGGGGCGGCGCCCTCTGGTCGACCGCGACTCCGTCCTCGCGGCCGTCGTCGAACAGGGCTTCGGCACCGTCACGGTCAGCTCGGTCGCCCAGCGGCTCGGTATCCGGCCGTCCACCCTGTACCGCTACTTCGCCAACCGCGACGAGATGGTGGCCGCCGCCGTCGAAACCTGCTTCGCCCGTGTCCCGCAGCAGGCCGAAG includes:
- a CDS encoding ABC transporter ATP-binding protein, which codes for MIRKLFQVAGPESRGPMTAQFVALIVYSVLQGAAFVLVVPLLGSLLGDDPGDAWPWAAALTVVALATAVAHYLQQMIGFQVALAVSHRLYHRLGDHVSTLPLGWFSGEQVGRLAQLASRGVPQVRGLLAHLLQPLLSAVLTPLTVIVAMVFYDWRLAVATAAGVPVMYLAYRWAVGATARADEAVDAAAAAANERVVEYVRAQPVLRTTGGGARGRALLERSLTEQDAAARAQTARTAPGRTAFSAVVLLAVASVIVTGAALGLRGGADIAELVATLVLVVRFAEPVSGMAELGAGLRAASGALDRIDAVLSTAPLPEPTTPGPGPADSSVTLRDVRFGYDDGVPVLDGVNLELPARTTTAVVGPSGSGKTSLIRLLARFWDTGTGAVLLGGVDVRDLTGEQLRTQVSLVFQDVYLFDATIRENIAVGRPDADDMRIAEAARLAGVDEIVARLPQGWDTPVGEGGTALSGGERQRVSLARALLKDAPVLLLDEATSSLDPANEAAVQHTLDALTGRRTLVVVAHRLQTVVRADRIVFLDGGRITESGTHEELLALGGRYADFWRERGSAQGWQLARQVTR